GTTGTTAAAATTAATTTAAACAACAGTTTTAAATTAACAGAAGAACAAATCAAAAAAGCCCCTAAAATCGTTATGATTAACGACGGAGGGGATTTAAACGATAAATCATTCAACCAATCGGCTTGAGAAGGTTTATTAACTTTTGCAGATCTACAAAATAAATTCCCATATTCACAATTTGATGTTATTGAGGTTAAGAACTCACAATTTGCGCAAGCTTATCAAACAGCTTTAAAAGGGGGATATCAAATTTGAATTGCTCCAGGATATTTACACGGAGATCACATTGGTACTTTTGTTAAAAATAATTTAGATAAAATTAAAGAAAATAAAGTTGTAATTATTGGAGCAGATTATACTTCTGATTTGTCAGGTCACGGAATTTACCAAGATTTCAAAACTAAAGAAGCTGCATTTATGGCGGGATATGCTGCGGGTATGTTCCTTTCAAATGAAGCTGATCCAAATAACAGAACAGTTTCAAGTTTTGGGGGTGGTAAATTCCCGGGTGTAACCGACTTTATCGAAGGTTTTTATAAAGGTATTCTATGATGAAATAATCAACAAACCGATGAAAATAAAAAAGTTCACACTCTTACAGAAACAGTAGATTTATCTTCTGGATTTGAAGTTACACCTAAGATGAATTCAACTATCGACAGTGTATTGGCATTAAATCCAAAAATGGTTCTTCCAGTAGCTGGACCTGCTACAAACGTTTTAATTAACAATGA
The genomic region above belongs to Mycoplasmopsis bovigenitalium and contains:
- a CDS encoding BMP family ABC transporter substrate-binding protein, with translation MKRKFLLSISAISALSAMPLMAAACGNKKYSHPKQPSQTVVKINLNNSFKLTEEQIKKAPKIVMINDGGDLNDKSFNQSAWEGLLTFADLQNKFPYSQFDVIEVKNSQFAQAYQTALKGGYQIWIAPGYLHGDHIGTFVKNNLDKIKENKVVIIGADYTSDLSGHGIYQDFKTKEAAFMAGYAAGMFLSNEADPNNRTVSSFGGGKFPGVTDFIEGFYKGILWWNNQQTDENKKVHTLTETVDLSSGFEVTPKMNSTIDSVLALNPKMVLPVAGPATNVLINNEKSKDKYIVGVDTDQSLSAPKNKEWFFTSILKSIGQSTYDTVGRLASTQNLASESDKLGKFELDKRDGNQVGGYNENWVDIAPTSITDPAKKQLAVAALQKGKEVFEKLTQEEKDYLASKRALKDGAEYNTEEERLNALSKELMKK